A section of the Dermacoccus nishinomiyaensis genome encodes:
- a CDS encoding ATP-dependent helicase, whose amino-acid sequence MTDDLTPATSDPSVPQGSEAKDRPARLSADAIADALERYHHTPEQVAVIEAPLEPLLVVAGAGSGKTDTMASRVVWLVANGLVRPQEILGLTFTRKAAGELAERVNQRLRMLEASGLWSPPDDPDGTPSLGESPTISTYNAYAGRIVGEHGLRLGIEPDARMLSEAAAWQFAHEVASGWDGDMSQVAVKLPSVTAAVLATAGELSEHRRSVDELRAYYDSLLGSLDATPFAPRKRSLGDAGKALTAKAKGHQQILPLIERYQSLKKDRSALDFSDQIAFAAELADRFPAIGAIERARYRMVLLDEFQDTSSAQIAFLAAVFAAGETQQRPGVVAVGDPHQSIFGWRGASATTLSAFRRSFALPGSDLTPVASLATSWRNDAAVLDAANVTAAPLNRASRVPVATLRPRPDAGPGALAAARYLTEADEARAVAQWVAERRRPLRPGEAPRTAAVLCRKRSQFVPMLDALHDAGVPAEAVGLGGLLQTPEIVDLVSMLWVVDDPSRGDHLMRLLTSPAMRLGAADIAALGSWAKELHQRHQDDAAAATEERAEGGSAEPASSESDAGEGAPSEPVPGPDGEAARRGARAERDLAQDTRDEVSLVEAIGELPDASWRGRDGEYLCDVARERLRGFHTSVQRLRLLSGLPLADFVGEAERVLGLDIEVLARPGYDPSSARAHLDAFADIAGTFSVQAQRPTLGGFLEWLDAARQEERGLEMPAIEVNPHAVQVLTVHAAKGLEWDVVVVPGLVEGVFPSLGGSTRAEGEQWQYKPHKARGWLSGLQSIPYDLRGDREGLPALAVTGAEDSDELADRFTEFCEQGLKHAVTEERRLAYVAFTRARSTMLLTAPIWYASGTTPRETSRFLTELLEEPDLGASIERLHWEQMPPTQVDGERPSNPLDADVLTATWPLDAMADQRAHLVPAADQVRALRTRLQNGEALEPTGQLALGLEGTIEDREQEMELLLAERQRERTRLRSDVVLPSHLSASQLVALASDKDLFARRLRRPMPSEPAVAARRGTAFHAWVERHYGAAALVDLDELPGFGDEDVAADEMLPVLQTNFLASEWADRVPVDVEVALETVVAGYAVRGRIDAVFARDGGGFTVVDWKTGAKPAGPTLRHRSLQLAAYALGYARLRGLDPEDVDAAFFYAATGETYRPGVASQRDLEELLGSVGG is encoded by the coding sequence GTGACCGACGACCTCACTCCAGCAACCAGCGACCCGTCGGTGCCACAGGGCTCCGAGGCGAAGGACCGCCCCGCTCGTCTGAGCGCGGACGCCATCGCCGACGCGCTGGAGCGCTATCACCACACACCCGAGCAGGTCGCCGTCATCGAGGCGCCGCTGGAGCCGCTGCTCGTGGTGGCGGGAGCCGGCTCGGGCAAGACGGACACGATGGCTTCGCGCGTCGTGTGGCTCGTGGCGAACGGCTTGGTGCGCCCGCAGGAGATCCTCGGCCTCACCTTCACCCGCAAGGCCGCCGGTGAGCTCGCCGAACGCGTCAACCAGCGCCTGCGCATGCTCGAGGCGAGTGGCCTGTGGAGCCCGCCCGATGATCCGGACGGCACGCCGAGCCTCGGCGAGAGCCCCACGATCTCGACGTACAACGCGTACGCGGGGCGCATTGTCGGTGAGCACGGTCTGCGCCTCGGCATCGAGCCGGATGCGCGGATGCTGTCGGAGGCCGCCGCGTGGCAGTTCGCGCACGAGGTCGCGAGTGGGTGGGACGGCGACATGTCGCAGGTCGCCGTCAAGCTGCCGAGCGTGACGGCGGCCGTCCTCGCGACCGCGGGTGAACTGAGCGAGCATCGGCGCAGCGTCGACGAGCTGCGCGCCTACTACGACTCCCTCCTCGGCTCGCTCGACGCGACCCCGTTCGCGCCGCGAAAGCGTTCCCTCGGGGACGCGGGCAAGGCGCTCACGGCGAAGGCGAAGGGCCACCAGCAGATCCTCCCGCTCATCGAGCGGTATCAATCGCTGAAGAAGGACAGGTCGGCGCTCGACTTCTCCGACCAGATCGCGTTCGCCGCCGAACTCGCCGACCGCTTCCCGGCCATCGGCGCGATCGAGCGCGCGCGCTACCGCATGGTGCTGCTCGATGAGTTCCAGGACACGAGCTCAGCGCAGATCGCCTTCCTCGCAGCCGTCTTCGCCGCCGGGGAGACGCAGCAGCGTCCGGGCGTCGTGGCGGTGGGGGATCCCCACCAGTCGATCTTCGGCTGGCGCGGCGCGAGCGCGACGACCCTGTCGGCCTTCCGTCGCTCCTTCGCCCTACCGGGATCCGACCTCACGCCCGTCGCCTCGCTCGCGACGTCGTGGCGCAACGACGCCGCCGTCCTCGACGCGGCCAACGTCACCGCCGCGCCGCTGAACAGGGCCTCGCGCGTGCCCGTGGCGACGTTGCGCCCCCGCCCCGACGCAGGCCCCGGCGCCCTGGCCGCCGCCCGCTACCTGACGGAGGCGGACGAGGCACGCGCCGTCGCGCAGTGGGTGGCCGAACGACGCCGTCCACTGCGTCCGGGCGAGGCGCCCCGAACCGCTGCGGTGCTGTGCCGCAAGCGATCTCAGTTCGTGCCGATGCTGGATGCCCTCCACGACGCGGGCGTCCCCGCGGAGGCCGTCGGGCTCGGCGGCCTGCTGCAGACCCCCGAGATCGTCGACCTCGTCTCGATGCTGTGGGTGGTCGACGACCCGAGCCGCGGCGACCATCTCATGCGCCTGCTCACCTCCCCGGCGATGCGTCTCGGTGCGGCCGACATCGCAGCGCTCGGGTCGTGGGCCAAGGAGTTGCACCAGCGACACCAGGACGACGCCGCGGCAGCCACCGAGGAGCGCGCCGAGGGCGGCAGCGCCGAACCGGCGAGCAGCGAATCCGACGCGGGGGAGGGCGCGCCGTCTGAGCCTGTACCCGGGCCTGATGGGGAGGCGGCCAGGCGCGGCGCGCGGGCGGAGCGCGACCTCGCGCAGGACACGCGGGACGAGGTGAGCCTCGTCGAGGCGATCGGCGAACTGCCCGACGCGTCATGGCGTGGGCGCGACGGCGAGTACCTCTGCGACGTCGCCCGTGAGCGGCTGCGGGGGTTTCACACGTCGGTGCAACGCCTCAGGTTGCTCTCCGGGCTGCCGCTCGCCGACTTCGTCGGGGAGGCCGAACGCGTGCTCGGTCTCGACATCGAGGTGCTTGCCCGCCCGGGGTACGACCCGTCGAGCGCCCGGGCCCACCTCGACGCCTTCGCCGACATCGCGGGGACGTTCTCGGTCCAGGCCCAACGTCCGACGCTCGGGGGGTTCCTCGAATGGCTCGACGCGGCCCGGCAGGAGGAACGCGGCCTGGAGATGCCCGCCATCGAGGTCAACCCGCATGCGGTTCAGGTGCTCACCGTGCACGCCGCGAAGGGGCTCGAGTGGGACGTCGTCGTCGTGCCCGGCCTCGTCGAAGGGGTCTTTCCGAGCCTCGGCGGTTCGACGCGGGCCGAGGGCGAGCAGTGGCAGTACAAGCCGCACAAGGCGCGCGGCTGGCTGAGTGGTCTTCAGTCGATCCCCTACGATCTGCGCGGTGACAGGGAGGGGCTGCCCGCACTCGCCGTCACGGGTGCGGAGGATTCCGACGAGCTGGCCGACCGGTTCACCGAGTTCTGCGAGCAGGGCCTTAAGCACGCGGTGACGGAAGAACGCCGCCTTGCGTACGTGGCCTTCACCCGCGCGCGCAGCACCATGTTGCTCACCGCTCCGATCTGGTACGCGAGCGGCACGACCCCGCGCGAGACGTCTCGTTTCCTCACCGAACTGCTCGAGGAACCCGATCTCGGCGCGAGCATCGAGCGTCTGCACTGGGAGCAGATGCCTCCGACGCAGGTCGACGGCGAGCGCCCGAGCAACCCGCTCGACGCCGACGTCCTGACGGCGACGTGGCCGCTCGACGCGATGGCCGACCAACGCGCCCACCTCGTCCCTGCCGCGGACCAGGTGCGCGCGCTGCGCACCCGGCTGCAGAACGGGGAGGCCCTCGAGCCGACCGGGCAACTGGCGCTCGGGTTGGAGGGGACGATCGAGGACAGGGAGCAGGAGATGGAGCTGCTCCTGGCCGAACGACAGCGCGAACGCACCCGGCTGCGCAGCGACGTCGTGCTGCCCTCGCACCTGTCCGCCTCCCAGCTCGTCGCACTCGCGAGCGACAAGGACCTGTTCGCGCGGCGCCTACGGCGCCCGATGCCGAGTGAACCGGCGGTGGCGGCGCGGCGCGGTACCGCGTTCCACGCCTGGGTGGAGCGGCACTACGGTGCTGCGGCCCTCGTCGACCTCGACGAACTGCCTGGCTTCGGTGACGAGGACGTGGCCGCCGACGAGATGCTGCCCGTGCTGCAGACCAACTTCCTGGCCAGCGAGTGGGCGGATCGGGTGCCGGTCGACGTCGAGGTCGCCCTCGAGACCGTCGTCGCCGGGTACGCGGTGCGCGGCCGCATCGACGCCGTCTTCGCGCGTGACGGCGGCGGGTTCACGGTCGTCGACTGGAAGACCGGAGCCAAGCCGGCGGGGCCGACCCTGCGTCATCGCTCGCTGCAGCTCGCCGCCTACGCCCTCGGTTACGCGCGCCTGCGCGGCCTGGACCCCGAGGACGTCGACGCCGCGTTCTTCTACGCCGCCACGGGGGAGACGTATCGCCCCGGCGTTGCGTCGCAGCGCGACCTCGAGGAGCTTCTCGGGTCGGTCGGGGGCTGA